The Leptolyngbya sp. CCY15150 genome contains a region encoding:
- a CDS encoding SDR family NAD(P)-dependent oxidoreductase, whose translation MGSSLAGQVALVTGASSGIGAALARRLAAAGCRVAICARRSDRLDELASDLRQGGAEVLAQTVDLRQESDILQMFASLRRQWGGVDILVNNAGLGHNAPLMTGDTEAWREMLEVNVLALCICTREALQDMQARGDRGHIVHISSMSGYRVPSISGLYSGTKFAVRSLTEGLRQELRAAGSSIRISSISPGYVETEFAAKYYQDAQKAQTTYDQFPVLSPNDIANALEYLLTQPPHVQVHDILLRPTQQGN comes from the coding sequence ATGGGGTCATCTCTAGCAGGACAAGTGGCGTTGGTCACCGGTGCATCTAGCGGCATCGGCGCAGCGCTGGCAAGGCGGTTGGCGGCGGCCGGCTGTCGGGTAGCGATCTGTGCCCGGCGCAGCGATCGCTTAGATGAGTTGGCAAGCGACTTGCGGCAGGGTGGAGCAGAGGTGTTAGCCCAGACCGTTGACCTGCGCCAAGAGTCGGACATTCTCCAGATGTTTGCCAGTCTGCGCCGCCAGTGGGGCGGTGTCGATATTTTGGTGAACAATGCTGGTCTGGGGCACAATGCGCCCTTGATGACCGGCGACACCGAGGCCTGGCGAGAGATGCTGGAGGTGAATGTGCTGGCCCTCTGCATCTGCACTCGGGAAGCCCTGCAGGATATGCAAGCCAGGGGCGATCGCGGCCATATTGTCCACATCAGCTCCATGTCTGGCTATCGCGTGCCCAGCATTAGCGGGCTCTATTCCGGTACCAAGTTTGCGGTGCGATCGCTCACCGAGGGTCTGCGGCAGGAACTGCGGGCTGCCGGATCATCAATCCGCATCTCGTCCATCAGCCCTGGCTATGTGGAAACGGAGTTTGCGGCCAAGTATTACCAAGATGCTCAGAAAGCCCAAACCACCTACGACCAGTTTCCAGTGCTCAGCCCCAACGACATCGCCAATGCCCTAGAGTATCTGCTCACCCAGCCGCCCCATGTGCAGGTG